aaaaaagtaatagttaatgctttaagccaaaaatatgtcatttctgaataaaaaacagttgaattcaacctaaaagaggaattttcaacaaaatggttgaacctttaacaaaaagagattaattttcaacaaaaaaattgaattttcaaccaaaagaaatacattttctaatcaaacagacaaatttgcaactaagaatgATTTTCTAAGCAAGAATTAATAATATCTATCATTGAATTTCTCAACAATCTCAATCAAATTGTGAAattgttaaaccaaaaagacaattttttgacaaaggagttgaagttccaacaaaataggtcaattttcaaccaaaagagatgaattttgaacaaaaaatataataggagacttcttaatttaaaagaatgatcgtggtataagaaatataactttttgacaaaaatgaattttcaatacaaaagaacagtataattttcaaccaaccgtatgcattttttaacaaatgagattaattataaaattgtccTTAGCATGAAGTTGTACCGCTAGcatgaaaatgctttttttattgattttcaagtttattaattttctacttttattttcattattttattattatttatttattatttttaacgaattaatttCGAGGTTCCAATTTAAGAATGCTCCGACTTTTAAATAAAGTTCGGAATTGTTCGATTTTTAACGCCAcaagattaaatttattaattttgaaagtttcaaattataaagcatattataattttccaagtttttattataattaagctTTAAAGAGtcacaatattcaaaaattttaaatttccaatggCGAAAATGACAGTGACTTTTTACACAGAAAccacattttctagaaaaaaaatctatacaatcACTTTGAATGCCACTTGATAATACATGATGAGATACTTAtcaataatatacatatttattcttttcacaatttctataatttcaatttaaaattaggcTTTTGAATACTCCATTATATAACCATTTAATTTTCTTGGCCTTGCAGctgatttttctttttgcttttaaggcttaaatttgaaaaatgtgggtagaaatttcttaatttttggagatttaaaatttcacaatgttttatatagtttcaaaatcaaatattaaaaatttcaggacaAGTTTActgttgaaactttgaaaatttcatattgaaagccTTGAAAGTCAGgtctaaatttaataattttatatttaaatattctgaattatttggtttcaatttcaaCGATACAAAATTGcctgatcttttttaattcttgaaaatcgtagaatatcaaattaaaaaacttgataagcagaattagaagaattttcagtttaaaggatttgtatttttttaaattgaattaaatgcatccagaataaattcaaaacaatgaacaattaagaaaataatttctcaaattcaagcctaaaaaatatgaatttagaatGAGGCTTGcacaattaaatagttttttctcaaaatactcaaaaataattaaaatttctaaaaaaaaaaaaacttttaaaccaattttagatTCGAAAAGCATTACattgtgcaatttcaaatatTGGAATCATATACAGAAATcttgttttgtattattttctttcatatttaattttcaatataatatcttAGAATTATCCGATTTTTActtgaagagttttaaaaatggaccatataaaattgaaaaatattttattagatcaTTTCACGAATGAATAAACattctaaattaagttttaaaaattacctcacttgaaattagaaaattaaaaattgtgttcaaaataaaaatacataaaaattaaaatatgcacCTTCAATTGATACCTCAATAatcgaataatttctttaattttgaatgataagaAATGAGCGTAACAAACAAACTTTAAAGTCctgaattttcatgttgaacgctaaatttttccaatttctactttcatgagttttaattttcacaattaaaaaacaaatggtTGAAACTCGCTGatttttgaacgatttaaattcacttaaaatatttaaaacgttaaagggatttattatgaaaaaagtttttatatcacAATTAttgcaattataaattatttaaatacagtagttttcaattttgaaacattttaattagaaataatacaatttcaattcctctcaattttgaatgatacattttttaaatgattaatttttaaaagatttcaatttacttaaaataactgaaatttaaaagagattttttacttttcattagaaataatacaatttaaattcctttgaattttatatgttcctattttcaaaattctaatctaaaaataatgCGTTTTCAACGTTTTGAAATTGTCCCATTTTCTAAATTCAGTTcttgatacaattaaattttgatattcttcaatcaaacaaaatttgttcaattttgaacgctttataataaagaatatgcaatcaattttcaaagttttgaaattttaatctgaaaatcattcaatttcaacTCCTTCCTAATGAAAcggtccaattttcaaaattatagtctacaatttttcaattctgaaattattcaaaattttttaatttggaacgaTTTCACTTTGAAAAGATATAACTCAGATTTCctattattccattcaaaatatagtcctttttgcaaaaatttcacaaaatcttACATGGTTTGatatagaatattttcaattgaaaatcttgtTCAATATATTTGTTTCAACATTTCAAATGCCTTAAATTCGAAATGATTAATTGTTTCGAAATATTAGCCTAAAATGTTTCGATTTTGAGatcttatgatttaaaattgttcaattaaaaatactttcaatttcaaaaggtttaattttaaacgtttttgttaagaaatttcatttatgacaccttcaattcaaaatcgttcaatatattttttaaacatttcaaatgtttttatctcaaaattgtttaaaaaatttaggttaaAAGGTTTCAATtctaaaagcttctaatttttaatttttcaatttcacacattttcaatttttaattattgaattaaaattttttacttagaaatgAAATAACTTAAGATTCTTTTCATACCATcggaaatattgtaattttttccaaatttcatccaatttaaaattcatttatttgaaacatattcaattcaaaatagtttttttttaaacttcaaacgcTATCAAcccgaaattattaattattgtttcaaaattttagcctaaaatgtttcgattttgagatcttctgatttaaaattattcaattaaaaatactttcaatttcaaatggtttaattttaaatgtttttgttaagaaattacatTTATGACATctcaaaattgtttcaaaaatttaggttaaatgtttcaattctaaaagcttctcatttttaattgtgcaatttcaaacactttccattttaaattattgaattaaaatttttttacttcgaaATGAAATAACTTATGATCCTTTTCATACCATcggaaatattgtaattttttccaaatttaatctaatctaaaattcatttatttggaacatattcaattcaaaatcgcTTTTTAACACATCAAACGCTTTCAAcccgaaattattaattattgtttcaaaattagactaaaatttttcaatctgatgagcttcttatttaaaacttttcaatttcaagCACCTTCAATCACAAATTTAAGATTTGAAACGTGTTTATTAAGAAACGATCTAACTTACATTTCTTTTCATACCATTCGAAATATCGTCCTTTTTACCAAATTTcacataatataaaattatttgattttaaactgtTNNNNNNNNNNNNNNNNNNNNNNNNNNNNNNNNNNNNNNNNNNNNNNNNNNNNNNNNNNNNNNNNNNNNNNNNNNNNNNNNNNNNNNNNNNNNNNNNNNNNtttgaaaattaaaattcgaaaattttttctaaagcctccaggggacttcgttttcgcacgaaaaaattttatgtgcccttattgcatccggacccataatttaaagaattttaaaatgcagtcctGGAGACataaacaagtaaaaaataaaagcgtttgaagttgagaattttggatacaaaacatttttatttcatcaactgtaaatgaaatattttcaaaatggatctgtattttaagtattaaaaattgaataataattgattcgaCAAAAAGATTTCGAATCCCTTAAAAATGTAAGaacttccagattttaacgttaaagattgaactgtttcaattcgaaagtcttaggtaataaaaaaatgttagcatCAGATTGAAAcctcataaactattttcaagttaaaaataacttcataattatatattcgtaattaaagaatttcattaaatttgaaatattgtttcagtctaaaatatttcatttataaaacaatcaattttaaattttttaaataagacaaaggataattatttttaatttagcaacATTAGActgtttattcaaaaagaataattaaaaccaaatatttaaaaatatacaaattgaaGCTGAATAATTTGACATGGAAaaccttaaatcgttaaaatttcgaagaactttCAATCTCGgagtgttacaattttaattgttattttcaaaagaattcttatttttatgtgaaattgtcaatttttgatatataaataacaattgaacacttattatttatttaaagaattggagtaattttaagaaatatttagaaattttgaaaagatctaagattaatttaaaacatttaaaattatttcaaatgatctaACGAAGTATTTGTACcgaaaaaattcggctatttgtactgaaaattcGGTGCAAATAGCAACAgtccaatttaaaagaaaatataaatttttgcatattttaaaaaaatatataaattaagagGTTTTTTAAGCAGGCcttcaaaagaatcaaaaaacattttcttgagattcctaggaaaattgaaaatcatttttcattttgaaaaattattttaagagaatgtgtaaaaagatttccaaaattgtaaaaaaagaatctggaaatttttttaatttttaggattttctaaaaatcgtaggaaaaattctattcattttaacagatatttagaagtatttagaagtttaaaacaaattaaattttttaatgtttttattataaaatttatttaaataatataactttgaaatttttagagtacattgattgattctttaatttatagagGATTGGAAATTATAatgtagatatatatttttagaattgaatctgaatctttcaaCTCTACATGATTTATAAAAGTACttccattttatatatttttattgaacatttgatttaataaattttgaattaaaacacttttaagttccattttaagagtttaaaaatcaagagttccattttgagtgctttaatttgcagtttattttttattgcttcaaatgaataatgtttagctttaaaattcgattttttaaagtttttttgaccgtgaaaaatgttttcgaatctTTAAACATTCATAAGGTTAAGCACATTgtattgaaagattttgaattgataattctctgaatcaaacaaatttagaTTCGGTGAAACTTAGAAAATAGGACAATATTTCGAATAGTATGAAAGGAATCTAAATTGCATCCTTTCTGAATaagaatgtttgaaattgaataatttgaaattaaaaattagaatttcgcaaaaattgaaacattttagactaaaatttggaaacaataaattaataatttcgattTGACAGCATTTGAAACGTTAACAATATGTATTGaacgattttgaaaatgctaaaaaaatatatagaatgaTTTAGAATTGAAAGGATCAAAATCACacatttttagattaattgaaattttgagaaaaaaggaaaatatttcgaATGATATGTAAAGGAATTAAGTtgtatcatttataaataaaattgcataatatgaaattgagaaatttttaatcagaaactctcaaaattaaaagattttcgactaaaattttgaaacagtcaTTAACAATTTCGAGTTGAATGCGTTTCAAatgctaaaaatatatattgtacgATTTTGAAAATATTNNNNNNNNNNNNNNNNNNNNNNNNNNNNNNNNNNNNNNNNNNNNNNNNNNNNNNNNNNNNNNNNNNNNNNNNNNNNNNNNNNNNNNNNNNNNNNNNNNNNaaaattaaaattcgaaaattttttctaaagcctccaggggacttcgttttcgcacgaaaaaattttatgtgcccttattgcatccggacccacaattaaaaatgtaagcttaaaaacaaaaatctaaactggaaaatttttaagtaaaagattttcgaattagatATCATTGGGGCAGAATAGACACAgccatatttttaaatcattttaagcgctttgaaataataattattaattattgctgcaaaattatttttaaaatttggtttcaaaaatgtatttttaaatcgtttatatttttaatattagcgAATAAAAATCGATAGTCCTTTCTTTTAAGGGGagtatattaaaagtttaataaacacCAACCTGATGACAAAATTCTTTAACGGTGCGATGGCCTTCTATGAAATGTTGATAAAATTCAGCTTCTCGTTGTAACTGGCCCGAAGTTATTAACCTAAGATAGACAACAACATAATCCGAATAACCTTGTTCGTTAAAAAGTTTATGCAATTCATCATAACTCGCTTCCGTTCCTCCTCCAACTTTATCAATCACTTCCATAAACtggaacaacaattttttaattaagataaactaaaattcaaaaaattaccaaTCAATATTCCAGAAAtgtaaatctattttaaattctttaccgTATCATGGAAATCTTCAACTGTAAATTGCGGAAATCCTAGAGCTACAAGATTGTCTTTACTTTTTAACGCAAGTTCTCGGAATTTTTCGTACTCCTCCTTATTACTGATCAACCTTTCAAGATACGCATAACTGAATGCCCGAAAGAAACAATTTCCATCTGGTCTTGTTCttcgaaaaaatgaatatttctccCCCAAAACTTTCGCCTTTGAGAGATACACAAGATCTTCTGCATATTCACTTTCCAAAGCCTTCAAAGATTCTTTTTCACCTACCAGTGCTATCGATTCTGATATCTAAAAAACgaaatcaattttatgaaaaaataaattatatatttgtctCTAAATCAATACCGATAATGCAGCACAAGTTTCTCGATAAAAGAATCTAATTAATGCATCAAAATTATCGACGTCTGCAACTTATGGTTAGGCTCTAGTCTCAAATATTCTCTGTCTCAAACAAAAATTAGAGTTATTCTTATAATTAGTGCAAtaaggaaatttaataattagtacTAAATAAACACTTGTTTCTCGTATTGGGGGTAAAAGATCGTtcttaattatttagaatttagatCAAGTGAAGTGTATTACACAaattataacctaaaaattgtattgtacttgaagaatttattttcagggctAAATTATAGACTCTACTGAGATAACTCACAGGAAAGAGAAAATTATTTACTAATAGAAAAGTGTCTTATTAACCTCTTTTTCGATACGCCTCTGTTGTTGCAGAATGAGCTCATCTTGGTTCACTTCTGTAAAATAAATTACGAGATTATTAAATGCTTTGGAAAAAATAGGAATCGTGTATTTTAGTATATAAAAAACCTGTATTTTCTGCTGGTTTTTCATTGAGAGGTTTTTCTTCCATATTTCGAGTGAATTTGTACAAACTTCGAAGCCACTGTCAAATGACCGACTGAATGAAAAACAAAAACCCAATTCTCGGAGAGGTTAGCAGCCAACAATGATGTACTGAGGTTAGGTTGGTACTGATCATTTGTAAGTACGCCATTGGCGGGAAATTCAAATAGCATACTCCTTCATTTGTCTTTACtcaatttctaaaaaatcgtAATTCATTCCAAATCCCGTTTtagtttctaaacaaattttttccttccatttatcaaataaatttccccaaaaattcagaatattactttttgtttCTTATAATAAGACTGAAAATTTAGTATCCGGtcgaaatacaaaaataaagaagGGGATGGAGAGGAGACGGGatgaaataaaagttaataatttttcattataagtatatttgcaaaaaatccatttattcaTTCTCTTCAGATCGTAGACGAGCGTTTGGATTCGTTATGCGGATCGAAAGTTGTTGGGCACGTTCCACAATGGTCTTGCGTTTTTTACTGCTGACTCCGTGAGCGATTTCAGCGCAGAATTTTCTGTTCTGCATCATAAGAACTTCcaattcctaaaaaagaaaaacttatacATTATTATTGAGCTaatgtgataaaaatatttaaaattatacaaaaatattcattaggGTTTCTTAACCCTTAGTGGCCACACATGGGTCTTTGGGACCCAGGGGTCttttgtaatgcaattttatGTACCTTAATGCAAAGGAAGCAGGTCTATTGCAATATTCGTCGATAGTAGAAGAGTTAAACTACGCTTTACGACGTTTAGCATGACACTGGGACTATTCGTTTATTTTTagcagctttttaaaattttagttgggTCTTATGGACCCAAATGTGGTTTTCAAGTGATtattagtcaatttttttagCATATATTAACTTCAGATTAAATAATAAAGTCTAGAAAGTATATTTgtcaatgtcaatttttttttaaaggcatGTAGCGTCttaaaacgatgattttttatGGAATGACGAGATATGGTTTCAAGTCATGCGGTTTGCCAGGGGCACGCGTCTCCATGTGTAATGATTGCAGTAACATACAATAAAAGGAAGATCACtttattttctcttaatttcATACCTGCTATgcttaatttcaagaattcatcaatattttgtaaaattattttttataacaagtaATACAATAGAGTATTTTGACAAAAACGCATGATTAATTTTTTCCCGTTTTGCCGTAattcatttctcaaaataaatatactttttcaataaTACACTGAACtactataaattttttcaaagtggtACATCTGGAGAAGACGTAACTACATTTTTAACCCttaatatcaaaaacaaaaaaggttatgaatttttaaatgaagtttcttttactttttgaacttcaaaattgattaaagtatatttaaatgcaatttttggcaATACGACCTACATGTTCTTTTCAAGTTACTTCTTGAgaagttctgaacaaattttcaagtaaaaatattgaattttttttatagcgaTTTTTGTCGCCTGGGTCCTATGGACCCAAGTGTGGTCAGCATGTTATTCCACAGACGTGTGGTTACTAAAGGttaaaacagatgaaaaaataataatttaaatagtgatgggaatgatttttaaaaaatgctctcaaaaaatttaaaattgggtaATTTTTCCGTAAAATAGTCGAATAATAgaagaataaattatttcgaataaaactAATTCAGGCACCATATTCCTCagatttaaaatcgaaatatattgcacGGTAAATGCAAAAAAGGGGGTTTTCTACCAAATCTGTTTAGAATGAATTTgtatttcaaatccgaaaaaattgaaattttaacaaaaatgttttaaaaaatatgaattttcaattaaatagttggagttttaaacaattgataagaatttctaacaaaaaagttgaattttcaaccccaaaatatgttttctcaacaaaagactcaattttgaatacaataagtttctaaaaatgattgattttccaagccaaaaaaaaacgacttttctaccagacagttgcattttcatccaaaggtGATTCTTCAGTCAAGagggaaaacaattttcaactaaattgtagattttgtaaaccaaattttttcaacaaaattggattttcaaaaaaaaacctttcttttcaacaaaataattttattttttacccaaagacgaattgtcaacaaaacagttgaatttttaagcaaaaataatgaCTTgtcaaacttgttaaattttcaataaaacaatttaatgttcaaccatttttattttaaaatagtgaaatctctaccaaaaatataatagaagacattttagccaaaaagaattaactttcaatcaagtatagttggattttgaaccaaagatgtaatttctaaacaaaaagatgaattttaaacaaataatgttaACCTTTAATCGAAATGGTTCgagtttttagtctaaaaaaatttattttcttacaaaaaaacaaaatttacaagaaaatagtgaACATTTTagccagagataaattttcaactataatgataaatcttcgaccaagaaaaattaatttcccacaaaagagttaaactttcaagcaagtagtttaattttgaacaacaaatattagtttttaaccaaaaagattaatttttaccgaaaaaaggcgaaataaaaaaatggattttccactaaaatggctcaacttctaaccaaaaaaacgaattttcaacgaaatacatgaatttttaactaaataaataaattatcaatattttttttacaaaaagttaaactttcaaacaaagagatgcatgtttaaatgaaataatgattcttcaaccaaaaaaattaattttctatcaaactgttgaaatttttgaagtctCTCTATGTAAAGTCTGACAAAGTCTtcccataattttttaaccaaaaagacgatttttctacaaaaaacttgaattttcaaccccgaaatatggattttcaacaaaaaaagctgatttttaacaaaatagttgtaagTTCTAACTGTTTTCTTTTTGCGATTGTGccaagaacaattttctacaaatccaaaaatttgaagtttaagcaaaaaattatattcacaaccaaacagttaaagtttctGAACAATTATTGCATACACAACctagaaacaataattttcaaagaaagagttcacttttcaacccgaaaatatgaattttctacaaatggcttgttgaatctttaaataaaacatatgAACCTTAAACaaagaagtcaattttcaattaaaaaggacgattaaaacaaaattgctgcatttttcataaaataataacactttcaacaaaaaatattaattctggaccaaaactagaatagtagACTTTTGAATTAGGATGaattaaatgtcaacaaaaaatggttgaattttcttgtTCGGCTCTagaattcagttcgcatttaagcgaaataCGACAAAAGGGGGATGTTTCTTGGAAACAgacgaaattcttttttttaaagggggGGCGGGGGGTAAagcttgatatttttaaaaggaaaataaacATGTAATATTAAAGCTCCacattttaacaacttttaattaaatttgtattattaaaaacattttttccaatctctATACGCACCTTAACATTGTGGACGAGGACCTTCCTGAATCCAGTTGGGAGCATGTGACGGGTTTTCTTGTTGCTTCCGTAACCAATGTTGGGCATAAGATATTGTCCCTTGAAGCGCCTTCTGACTCTGTTATCAATACCCTTAGGCTTACGCCAGTTtcgctaaaaaataataagttttttgttttaattcaaataattttagtcaattttactaACTTAATTCGGAGAACTTCGGCAATTCGAGTAAAAGTTAAATCACTGTAAATTTTATCACTAAAAAACCTTGTATAATGAAATGAGAAAGACAACATGAATTTAAATACTGTTTAAGAAAGAAATGGAAAcccttttaacatattttatcaaacataaacgttccgactaattaatcactttttcttAGGATGACTAGATTGGAAAGTACGGACATTATTCTGTTCTCATCCCCTGAAATCCCTAATGTTTGGAATtcgcaataaaatttaatttcagacgcgttatttaaaaaacaaacatgaaacaattaatggtaaatcaaacagatgaattttcaaccaagaagaataatattGTACCAAGAAagagaattctcaacaaaagagcaCTGAGACTGAGCACTGAGAAATTGCGAACAAAATTTAGGTCCACCCaataaaaaccgggaattttcgtTTTCGGGCATGAAAAAATTGGGCAGTCCGAAAAAACAGAAAAGCAATAAATAATCAGGATATGTCCTGATAAATCAGGACTGATCAtcctaattttttcttatttgcatTAGTAATATTTAATAGCAGACAAATCCCATAAAACTTCAAATGTGACAATGCATTGGTACTgacaattaatataattttaggttatggaaacagtattattaaaatatttaccttTAGCTTATCATAGCGATCACTTTGATGCCTGATGAACTTCTTCGTCCTCTTCTTGACGATAGTCGGTCTGTAAACTGGTCGTATAGACATATTGCTCCGTTTTAGAAAGCAACTGAAACATAAGACATGGGCAAATAAGTCACACTGTCAGCACGATTTTGTATTCACTAGATCACAAGTCttactttaaaactaaaatttatagtgaaatttttaagaaatttgggaAATATAGATTGAAAACAATAGAACAAATATGCTTTTATTTACTCATCGACATTTCATTAATAATTCCTCAAAGATTTCTgtaataattttggattttcgattgaAACACGTACCGTCCTCAAGGATAAATATGTCGGAAAGGCTCGTCTAGCCACCTAACCTCTTTCTTGTCGTAAAATTTCAAGTCTTGAACACAAGATGGCATTTAGGGTACTGTCATtgtaacacgcggagccgaatttggcgcggaattatcccgaatttaaaacttcaaaaatttcgcgttgatttattaaaatagatcctgttcggctccgttgGCTCGTTACCGCAATTAAGGGTTTAGAAACCCAAACCCTTCGATGAAACTCTTCTTTCTGAAAACGGATAATTAGGCAACCAAAATGAACCGACAACTATAGATTTTGTGATATTAGATTAaccaaatgaatttattcagaattgcGAATTGTAAAAATTTGCCAGAGAACCGGACGCGTCCGAGGGCAAGATTGCTTCTCGTCTCTGACTTCGGCGATGAGAGTTTCGGTGCCGTCGTAGCGGTCCTTAGCTCCCTCCTCTTTCGTGCTTTCTCTCTcttctaaattacattttctctctaTCCCACTCTAAATATCCCTACTCTTATTATGANNNNNNNNNNNNNNNNNNNNNNNNNNNNNNNNNNNNNNNNNNNNNNNNNNNNNNNNNNNNNNNNNNNNNNNNNNNNNNNNNNNNNNNNNNNNNNNNNNNNtcgcacgaatattttataatttcgaatcgaaaccgcgcattctatggaagcgacggtgctgttcctagcggatggaatgcaaatttatgcgatcgttacaGTCACACCTCTGCCTATCTGCCCGGTGCAGGCAGGCAGCTGCCCGAGACCGTTCACACCTTGTTTTACCATGtgtggaaaatcttaaaatcgcccggtaattttaaattttgttaaattgtcaaatgaaataaaccaagtttttatggttaaaattgacaattatgataatgagtttcatttttctaatataatgtaaaaataaaaaataaaatattcagccctgaa
This Belonocnema kinseyi isolate 2016_QV_RU_SX_M_011 chromosome 3, B_treatae_v1, whole genome shotgun sequence DNA region includes the following protein-coding sequences:
- the LOC117169474 gene encoding 60S ribosomal protein L32, coding for MSIRPVYRPTIVKKRTKKFIRHQSDRYDKLKRNWRKPKGIDNRVRRRFKGQYLMPNIGYGSNKKTRHMLPTGFRKVLVHNVKELEVLMMQNRKFCAEIAHGVSSKKRKTIVERAQQLSIRITNPNARLRSEENE
- the LOC117170113 gene encoding ubiquitin thioesterase otubain-like, translating into MEEKPLNEKPAENTEVNQDELILQQQRRIEKEISESIALVGEKESLKALESEYAEDLVYLSKAKVLGEKYSFFRRTRPDGNCFFRAFSYAYLERLISNKEEYEKFRELALKSKDNLVALGFPQFTVEDFHDTFMEVIDKVGGGTEASYDELHKLFNEQGYSDYVVVYLRLITSGQLQREAEFYQHFIEGHRTVKEFCHQEVEPMYKESDHIHIIAMSTALGTGVRVRYMDRGAGTEVVAHDFPENATPSVHLLYRPGHYDILYP